AGGACGAATATGAAGATGGTGACCATCCTCGACATCCCGCCCTTGGGCGCAGCTGCCGGTGCCGTAGAGGCGGCCGGCGTCGATGAAGCGATCTTTTCAGCCATCTTACTCCTCGCCTCCGAAGAATCCTCTCAGCACTGGATGCATCTCCATCATCTGTTCCCGGCTTATCGCCTCATAGAACTGGATCATGATACCGACCGACAGCAGCACACCGGTACCGCTGGCATTACCGACCGTACCGATCAGGTCCGCCCCTGCGGCCAGAGCTCCCACGGTCGCACCGGATATGACGGTCACTATCGGGATATAACGCTCCAGCACCCTCTTGAGCACTCTGGGATCGCGCCTGAACCCGGGTATCTGCAGTCCCGAGGACTCGATCTGCCTGGCCACGGCCTCCGGGCCCATGTTGGTGGTCTGAATCCAGAACTTGGCGAACAGTATCGAACCGAGCACCATTATGCTGAAGAACACGATCACGTGCGCTCCGATCTGCCAAGTGTTGTGCAAACCGGCCAGGCTGCCATACCTATCGGGGCTCAGCATCGGCAGAAGCCAATCACCCGCCCCCCGAGGAGTCGACAGATACCAGGCGATGCCTCCGGACGGGGTCGTGGACCCGGCATTGAAGAAGCCTAGCCACCACTGTCCGCCGATGAGCGGGATCTGTCGTAGCGTCTCGCTGTTCCAAAGAAGTAAACTGAACATGCTGACGTTCGCCAGCACGGCGGCCATCAGGATGACCGGGATGTTGGACGCATAGATCAGCTTGATCGGATAGCGGCCGCGAGCTCCCCTGGACGTGCCGTGCGCCAACGGCAGCTCGATCCTGGTGGACTCGATGTAGGCGACGAACATGAAGATCACTATCGTTCCCACTAACGCGATCATCGGATTGGGATTCTGAAGTAATATTCGTTCATATCCCCCACTTGCCAGCGACGATGCTGTACTTTCGTGAAGGATGTAAAGCGTTTTCGGTATCGTACCTACTGGCGGATTTTCCAGGCTGAGCGGGCTGGTCGATACGTACTGCTCCCAATTGAGCGTACCTGTGAATATGGCCTGCGCCACGCCTGCAGCTATGAAGAGCGAGATCCCACTTCCTATCCCCCACTTGGAGACGACCTCGTCCATGAGGAACACCAGATAGGATCCGACGAACAGCTGGATGATGATGATTATCTGAGCCATGCCATGGCCGTCGATGAACCCACCCGGGGCGAACACCGTGTTCAGCCCGCTGGTGAAATTGGTGGAAGGAACGAGGTACCCGAACACCTGCGGCACCGCTTCGACCAGGATCATGATTATGACGAGGAACTTCTGTGTGCTCTGGTATACTGCCTTGTCCTCTTTGTTCGTCAGGTCAAGCTTGATGATCTTGGCGCCGACGAACAGTTGCATGATGATCGAAGCCGTGACGATGGGTCCTATGCCCAGATGCATCAAGGAGCCTTGTGCGCCTGCCAGGATGGCCCGGTATTGGGCGAAGATGTCCAAAGTCTGTGTCTGGTCAAGACCGTAGATGAACACGTTGGTCATCACGAAATAGAAGACGAGGATCACGATGACCCATACCATCTTGGTCCTGAAGTGGACGTGGCCCTCCGGCTTTTTGACGGCCGGTAGCCTGTCCGTTATTGGCTTTAGCCCGTAAAGCCTGCTCTTCTTTTCTTCCGCCATGTGGATCACGGGAGACTTACTGCGGTAGGAGGATATGGCCGCCAGCCATTTCAACCTTCTGCTTTGCGGTCTCCGTGGCTTCCGCCACCGTGATCTCGACTGCGACCCCGATCTTGCCGGAACCGAGCAGCTTTTCGATGCCCAGCTCCGTCAGGTTAAGGGTGTACGTCTCGCCCTGCTTCTGGGCCGAGCCGTCCTTTACCAGTGTCTCGACGCCCTGGTCGATGTCGCAGACGTTCATGGTGATCTTAGCGCCCACCATGCTCTGTGGCCTCTTGAAGCCGTGGCGGCCGAAGTGGTCCGGCATATACTTCAGCATGTGCTGCGCCTTGTGCTTGTGCAATCCGGCGTTGCCCGTACCTCCGTGCTTGCCCGCTCCCCTTCCGCTCTTCTTGCCGCGGCCGTGGGTCCTGCTGCCCCTGAACTTATCGGTTCTGCTAACCATTGGAATCACCCGGTTATCCTTACATCATCCTCTCGATGATCTCGTTTATTTCCTTGCCACGATAGCCGAGGGCACCGCCGGCTTGGTATGCCCGCTTGCTTCCGCCGTATCCTTTCTTCGGAGGTGCCAGACGGAACAGTGGCTTGATGTTCTTCATGTCCGAGTACCGAACCTCGCCCTTGGTGACCGCCCGGGCGAACGAAAGGATCGAGGAGAACTCGATGTTCTCCTTGACCACCGCGTCGTCGATGGGCTTGTCGCCGTTGATGCGGCCCCTGAACTTGATCATTCTGGCCAAGGTCTCTTCCGTGACCTCGCCCCAGGTGACATAGTCCTTCACCTTGAAGAGCATGCCCTGTATGTCCGCCGTCTGCGGCAGCACCACACAGTGGTTGATCCGAGTTAGGCGGAGCATCTTCATGGTGTCCTCTATGTCCCCATTGACGCGGGAGTGCCCGCGCACCCTGATGACTGCGAATGCCATTTAATTCACGCTCCCTTCGCTTCCGCCGGGCCCGCCATCGTGTCGACGGCCGTCTGGGCGACGTGCATCTGTACCGGTCCAGAGACGATCTTGAGCCTCTTTTCCTGGTCTTCGGTGACACGCATCTCGGTGGTCTTCTTCAGCGCGTTGTAGGTTGCCTGCGCATAGTTGACGGTGGTCTTGGTGTGGCCCTTGGCATATCCCCAGGAATCCTTCACGCCGGCCAGGGTCAGGATGCTCTTGGCGACATCGCCGACGGCCAATGAGATGCCCCTCGGTGCCGGCTTGAGTATGACCTCGACGGAGCCGGACTTGCCCATGACCTCGAACGGCAGCGAGTGCGGCGTACCGCAGCCGCATTCCCACGAACCGCAGCCGCGCTTGATCTCGATGATGTTCAGCTTGGCGTTGTCGATGGCCTTCCGGATCGACGGTCCGACCTCCTTGCCCTTGCAGCGGCCGATGCCGATGAACCCGTCGCCGTTTCCGACCACGCAGGTTATCCTGAACTTGACCCTTCTTCCAGAGTCGGTCATCCTTTGCACGATGTTGACATCGATGACCTCGTCCTTGAGGTCCGGCAATAGTATGTCCACGATCTCCGCCTCACGCAGCGGTAGCTTCGTGGCTAGCGCCTGGCTCATGCTGGTGACCTCTCCTGAGAGGACCATGTGTCCGAGCCTGGTCTTTGGAACCCATTCCATCTTAAGCAGCCTCCATGCGGTTCTTGACTTCCTGTACTAGTTTCGCGACATCCTCTCCGATGTGCGCGCCGTTCAGCCGGTCCTGGGACGGAAGGATCTCCTTTCCGTGCGGGATGGCAACGCCAGCGTCCACCATGCCCTTGAGGGCTGCGAAGACCGCCGCTCCCTTTGCCGGCACCTTGAGCCCGATATCGAGCACGCACTCGGTGATGCCGTTCTTCTTGGCCCGCTTTCCGGCCATGTAGCCGGTCAGGTAGGCTGCCGGCAGGTTACCGGTGGCCTTGTTCCAGCCCAGGTCCACCAGCTCGCGCGAGTGTGCCGTGGCCAAGACCCTGTCTCCGGCCGCATCGTAGGCGATGATCTGTATGCTGGTGTGGCGCAGAGAGTTCCTTACCACTGCCCTCGGGATCCTTGCCCGCAGCAGCCTGGCCCTCTGCCTGTAATCTGTCCTGCCCTCACGCCTGCGGCGGAAGGCCACCTTATATCTCGGTCCCGTTGCCATCAGTTAGCCTCCTTGAGGTATCCCGCGGTCTTCAGGTGCATCAGGAGATTGTTCCTGCTCTTGAACATGCCGCCCTTGGCCTTCATGTAGAACTCCCTGTAGACCGCTTTGGTTATTGTCCCCTCGTCGCGGAGCTTAGCCAGCTCGACGCGGATCGGGCGGATAGTCTGTATCCACCTTCTCTTCCTTGGGGTACGGGCACCTCCGGTACCCTTCCTGCTGCCCTGTCCACGCCTGCGTCCCTTGGCCTTTTGGGCCGCCATGTATCTGGCCCTGCCACGGGAGATTCCCTTCTGAGGGAGCGCGCGGATGGTCCCGGATTCGATGGCCGTCCTTATGTCCGCCCGGGTAATGGCGTCTGCGATATCCTCGATCCTGTTCGGGTCGAGCCAGACACGCGAGTGTCCGCATTTGAGGATCTCGGCCGCCATGCGCTTTTGATTCTTCAGATCCATATCTTCACTTCCAAATTACCTGTTCAATACGCGGATCTTCAGCTGGTCCGCCTTCTCTATGATTGCCGCCCTCTTCTTCCCGCCGACGGTGCCGCCGATCTTGGCCGCCTGGGTCTTCGGGTCGATAACGTCGAGGTTCGACGGGTTGTACACCAATACCTCTATGAACCCGGAGGATGCCAGTCCACGTACCAATGCCGGTCCGCGGAATCCGATCGAGACGATGGTGGGCCTGTACTTGTAGTGCCTTCTCATCTTCGAGTGCATTCCCCTCGGTTTTCTCCACTTCTTGCCGAGCTTTGCGTACCGGAACCACTCCTGACGGAGGAACTCCGGCCTGCGCCCAGAGATCTCCGCGCGCTTCTCGAGCATGGACTTGACCTCGGCGGAGAGAACGGGCTTGATCTTGGCGATGTAAGCTCCTTTCTCCACGACCTCGGCGTCTGCCTCCTCGATGATCTCGGTCTTGGACTCCTTGGTCGCCAGAGCGGTGGACTCTTCCGGTTCCATGACCTCGATCCAGTGGTCGGCTATCTTGTCGCCGACACCCTCGAGGTCATCGACTATCTTCTGTTTCTTCTTGCTGTCCTTGAGCGCCGCCAGCAGCTCAGGCAGGTCATTGATGCCCATCTTCTCGAGCTGGGCGGTGTACTCCTCGCGGTAGTACGGTAGGTCCGCCAGCTCCTTTATTTCCTTCTTGTTCTTGGCCATTAGATAGCCCTCCCTGCCTTCTCGGTGATGTATATGCCATCCTGGAAGACCCTGGGATCGAATCCCCTGATCCTGGTGGCCCTTTCTATGTTCGCCGCGGTCTGGGAGACCTGTTCCAGGTCAGCTCCGGTCAGCAGTACTTCTGCACCTGCGACCTTGACCTTGGTCTCTCCTATGATGTTCGCGCTGCGGGGAGCCTTCTCCCCGAGGAAGTTCTCGATGGAGAACTTGTTGCCCTTCACTGCCGCCTTGATGGGGAAGTGGGAGTAGACGATCTTCATCTTGTACTCGTAGCCGATCGTGACTCCGACGATCATGTTCCTGACATGGGCGGCAAAGGTACCGACGATGGCCTTCTCGCGCACCTTCGGCATCTCGCTGCTGACGATCACATGGTTGTCGGCGATGGTTAGCTTTACCTTGGGGTGGGAAAAGTTCCTTGACAGCTGACCGTTCTTTCCCTTGAGCGCGATTATCCCGTTCTCAACGGTGACCTTCACGTCCTTAGGGATCTCGATCTTTTCCTCGATGTATCCGCTTACCGTCATCTCTTTTCCCTCAGTACACGAACGCCAGCAGCTTGCCGCCGACGCCCAATTCCTTTGCTTTCACGTGGCTGATTACGCCCTCGGTGGTCGAGACGATCAAAACGCCGAAATCCTGGGCAGGGAGGTACCTGGCCTCGAACGTCTCGAGGTCTACCTTCTTGACCGAGTAGCGCGGCTTGATGACTCCGCAGTTGTTGATCTTTCCCTGCATCTTGACCTTGAAGACACCGGCCTTACCATCTTCGACGAACTCGAACTGGTTAATGTAGCCGTTTTCTTGCATGACCTTGAGCACGCGGCCGATGAGCTTAGAGGATGGCTTTATCTGGCACTCGCTCTTTCCCACTGTCGCCGCATTCTTGATTGTTGACATTGCATCATTTAATGGGTCGTTCTGCATCTTCTCACCTCACGAGTACTTCTTAAACCCGATCTGCGGCGCGACTTCACGGAAACACTGCCTGCACAGGTGCATGCCGTACCTCCTAACTATTCCGCGCTTCCTTCCGCAGCGCGTGCAGCCTATGGTCCTGCCGAACACTTTCTTTGGCTTCGTCACTCGACCACCTCCGCTTTGTACTTCTCTTTCATGAAATTTACTGCCTCGTCCCGGGTCATCCGGTGCTCCTTCGGCAGCTTCTTCTTCATTATGCGGCGCCGGGTGATCCGCCTTCCGGGCCTCTGGATCGACACGCAGACGTCCATACCAAAGATGCCTATCTCTGGGTCATATCTCATTCCCGCGAAGTCGGTGTAGTCACTGACCCCGAAGGACAGGTTGCCTTCCTGGTCGAAGGAGTAGCGAGCGAGCCGCCCCTCCCGGATGGTGAGCGCCCGGTTCAGGAAATCATCCGCCAGCTCTCCGCGCAGCGTTACCTTGACACCGATCGGCATGCCCTCACGAACGCCCAGGTCCCTGTTGGTCACCTTGGCGAAGGTGGTCTTCGGCTTCTGCTTGGTGACCATCTCCAGGACCTTCTCGGCCTTCTGGAGACGCTCGCCGGCCTCGCCGACGCCGATGTTGACGACGATCTTCTCGATGCGCGGCTCGCGCATCACGTTCTTTTCGTCGCTCATAGTGCGCTAGCCTCCGGTAGGTTGATCTCCGGCACCTTGGCGCCGACGACGAATACGTTGTTCTTCACCGTGGTCGTCCCGTCCTTGAACTTGACCAGGTTCGGGGCCGACGAACGGGTGACGATGTACTCCTCGACCGCTTCCAGCCGGCCAGCGTGGGCACCGGCGATAACCAGGACCATGTTGCCCTTGGTCAGCTTGTAGGTCTCCAGTATCTTCTGGGACGGAATCTCCAGCTTAACGACGTCTCCGGACTTCCAGCCGTCCTTGGCCACGATGACGTTGCGTCCGTCGTGGAGGTTCAGCTGGGTCTTTCCGCCCGGCAGGGTGGTCTTCTTCTCGACGCGGCACAGCTTCCAGGCCTCTTTCCCGTTCGGGATCGAGACCAGACGCATCTTGTCGTTCTCATCGAGGACCATCCGGTAGTTCTGTCCGAGCTTCTGGATGGACACTACGTCCATCAGTCCGACCGGGAAACGGTGGTTGGTGACTACGCGCCCATCGACCTTTATCTCGCGGGCATGCAACAGCTTGACGCCTTCCGCCGCGGTGTCGGCCAGATGGAGCATGTCACGGATGATGATCATGATCGGCATGCTGACATCGATCGAGTGCGGTCCCGGGCTCGGGCTTGTGATCCACACATGGGACTTCCTTGGTACTGGCCAGCTGCGGGGAGCGGTCAGTCTCTTCATATCGTTGCTCATGAGGATGCCTCCTTCTTCTGGAGCTTGTCCTTTCTCCACTGATCTTTGAGTTCCAGCTTGGTGACCACGCAGTTAGATGCGTGTACCGAGCGGCTCTCCATCTTGGCGTCCGCCTTCTTGACGGTGACGCCTTCGATTATGATCCGGCCGCTGTCAGTCTTCACTTCAGTGACCTTTCCTTCCAGCCCCAGGATCGCCGCGTCGCCGCGTACGATCTTGACGGTGTCGCCCTTGACGACCCTGACCGAACGCCTGCCTACGTCCGCGGCCAGTTCCGTGCTGAGGTGTGAAGAGACCGTCTTCCCCTTCACATGCGTCGGGGCGTTGTACAGTGCCTTCCTCTGCTTCCTTGCTTGTTTGCTCTTTTCCATTCTACCACCTCAGATAATCGTCGAGGCCGTGGCTGCGATACGGGGCCACCTCTCGGCGGCCTCCCTGGCGACTGCACCCTTGATGTCGCTGCCCTTGGTCTCTCCTTCCTCTGTAGTAATGACGGCCGCGTTGTCCTCGAACTGAACCCATGTGCCGTCAGCGCGCCTGAACGGGCGCCTCTGCCGGACGATGACCGCGTATATGACCTGGCGCCTCATCTCTGGTGTTCCCTTCTTGACCGACGCGACGACGATGTCGCCGACGCCTGCGGACGGGTAGCGCCTTACTACGCCGTGATATCCCGGGACCGCTATGACCGAGATGGTCTTCGCGCCGGTGTTGTCGATGACAGTGAGGATCGTGCCGGTGCATACGCCTCTGGTCTGGTTGCCCGCAATTCCCTTCATGTCATTCACCTCTTCTCGATGATCACGAACGATACCGTCTTGCTGAGGGGCCTGCACTCCGCAATGCGCACCTGGTCGCCTGGCTTGACGCCTAGGCAGGCCGGGTTGTGGACTGTGTAGTGGCTGGTCCTCTTCGAGTACCTTTCGTACTTCTGGTCATACTTCAAATATTTCCTCTCGACCACTGCCGACTTGTTCATCTTGACGGAGATTACTGTCCCGTCGATGATCTGTCCCCTCACTGGCAACACGCCGTGGAAGGGGCAGTTCTTGTCGTCGCAGGTGGCCGTCGGGGCCTTAACATCAATGCCGATATCTTTAACCTCACCATTCATAAGATTCACCTCGTCTTCTTGATCCGATCTTCCGGTCGGTGCTGAATCTCTGATCCCATTACTGTGATCTTTTCGCTTCCGTATGTGAACTGGAATCCGTTGCCTTTCTTGGGGACCGTCCTCGCCTTTCCGTCGTGTTCGATCGAGAGGGTGTTCTTGCTCTCGTCCACCACGACGCCGCTCATCCTGTAACCAGGATGTGCCGACGACACGACCTCAACTTCCAGACCGATGAATTCCTGTTTCATGAAATCCCTTTTATCCATGGGACGCTCATCTGACCTCGGTCTTGAAGCCCATACTTTCCAGGGCCTCCTTGACCTTCTTCTTGTGGTCCCCCTGCAGTTCGATCTTGCCATCC
This genomic stretch from Methanomassiliicoccales archaeon harbors:
- the secY gene encoding preprotein translocase subunit SecY; this encodes MAEEKKSRLYGLKPITDRLPAVKKPEGHVHFRTKMVWVIVILVFYFVMTNVFIYGLDQTQTLDIFAQYRAILAGAQGSLMHLGIGPIVTASIIMQLFVGAKIIKLDLTNKEDKAVYQSTQKFLVIIMILVEAVPQVFGYLVPSTNFTSGLNTVFAPGGFIDGHGMAQIIIIIQLFVGSYLVFLMDEVVSKWGIGSGISLFIAAGVAQAIFTGTLNWEQYVSTSPLSLENPPVGTIPKTLYILHESTASSLASGGYERILLQNPNPMIALVGTIVIFMFVAYIESTRIELPLAHGTSRGARGRYPIKLIYASNIPVILMAAVLANVSMFSLLLWNSETLRQIPLIGGQWWLGFFNAGSTTPSGGIAWYLSTPRGAGDWLLPMLSPDRYGSLAGLHNTWQIGAHVIVFFSIMVLGSILFAKFWIQTTNMGPEAVARQIESSGLQIPGFRRDPRVLKRVLERYIPIVTVISGATVGALAAGADLIGTVGNASGTGVLLSVGIMIQFYEAISREQMMEMHPVLRGFFGGEE
- a CDS encoding uL15 family ribosomal protein, giving the protein MVSRTDKFRGSRTHGRGKKSGRGAGKHGGTGNAGLHKHKAQHMLKYMPDHFGRHGFKRPQSMVGAKITMNVCDIDQGVETLVKDGSAQKQGETYTLNLTELGIEKLLGSGKIGVAVEITVAEATETAKQKVEMAGGHILLPQ
- a CDS encoding 50S ribosomal protein L30; this encodes MAFAVIRVRGHSRVNGDIEDTMKMLRLTRINHCVVLPQTADIQGMLFKVKDYVTWGEVTEETLARMIKFRGRINGDKPIDDAVVKENIEFSSILSFARAVTKGEVRYSDMKNIKPLFRLAPPKKGYGGSKRAYQAGGALGYRGKEINEIIERMM
- a CDS encoding 30S ribosomal protein S5 — its product is MEWVPKTRLGHMVLSGEVTSMSQALATKLPLREAEIVDILLPDLKDEVIDVNIVQRMTDSGRRVKFRITCVVGNGDGFIGIGRCKGKEVGPSIRKAIDNAKLNIIEIKRGCGSWECGCGTPHSLPFEVMGKSGSVEVILKPAPRGISLAVGDVAKSILTLAGVKDSWGYAKGHTKTTVNYAQATYNALKKTTEMRVTEDQEKRLKIVSGPVQMHVAQTAVDTMAGPAEAKGA
- a CDS encoding 50S ribosomal protein L18, giving the protein MATGPRYKVAFRRRREGRTDYRQRARLLRARIPRAVVRNSLRHTSIQIIAYDAAGDRVLATAHSRELVDLGWNKATGNLPAAYLTGYMAGKRAKKNGITECVLDIGLKVPAKGAAVFAALKGMVDAGVAIPHGKEILPSQDRLNGAHIGEDVAKLVQEVKNRMEAA
- a CDS encoding 50S ribosomal protein L19e, with translation MDLKNQKRMAAEILKCGHSRVWLDPNRIEDIADAITRADIRTAIESGTIRALPQKGISRGRARYMAAQKAKGRRRGQGSRKGTGGARTPRKRRWIQTIRPIRVELAKLRDEGTITKAVYREFYMKAKGGMFKSRNNLLMHLKTAGYLKEAN
- a CDS encoding 50S ribosomal protein L32e, with protein sequence MAKNKKEIKELADLPYYREEYTAQLEKMGINDLPELLAALKDSKKKQKIVDDLEGVGDKIADHWIEVMEPEESTALATKESKTEIIEEADAEVVEKGAYIAKIKPVLSAEVKSMLEKRAEISGRRPEFLRQEWFRYAKLGKKWRKPRGMHSKMRRHYKYRPTIVSIGFRGPALVRGLASSGFIEVLVYNPSNLDVIDPKTQAAKIGGTVGGKKRAAIIEKADQLKIRVLNR
- a CDS encoding 50S ribosomal protein L6, with product MTVSGYIEEKIEIPKDVKVTVENGIIALKGKNGQLSRNFSHPKVKLTIADNHVIVSSEMPKVREKAIVGTFAAHVRNMIVGVTIGYEYKMKIVYSHFPIKAAVKGNKFSIENFLGEKAPRSANIIGETKVKVAGAEVLLTGADLEQVSQTAANIERATRIRGFDPRVFQDGIYITEKAGRAI
- a CDS encoding 30S ribosomal protein S8; this translates as MQNDPLNDAMSTIKNAATVGKSECQIKPSSKLIGRVLKVMQENGYINQFEFVEDGKAGVFKVKMQGKINNCGVIKPRYSVKKVDLETFEARYLPAQDFGVLIVSTTEGVISHVKAKELGVGGKLLAFVY
- a CDS encoding 30S ribosomal protein S14 translates to MTKPKKVFGRTIGCTRCGRKRGIVRRYGMHLCRQCFREVAPQIGFKKYS
- a CDS encoding 50S ribosomal protein L5, with protein sequence MSDEKNVMREPRIEKIVVNIGVGEAGERLQKAEKVLEMVTKQKPKTTFAKVTNRDLGVREGMPIGVKVTLRGELADDFLNRALTIREGRLARYSFDQEGNLSFGVSDYTDFAGMRYDPEIGIFGMDVCVSIQRPGRRITRRRIMKKKLPKEHRMTRDEAVNFMKEKYKAEVVE
- a CDS encoding 30S ribosomal protein S4e; this encodes MSNDMKRLTAPRSWPVPRKSHVWITSPSPGPHSIDVSMPIMIIIRDMLHLADTAAEGVKLLHAREIKVDGRVVTNHRFPVGLMDVVSIQKLGQNYRMVLDENDKMRLVSIPNGKEAWKLCRVEKKTTLPGGKTQLNLHDGRNVIVAKDGWKSGDVVKLEIPSQKILETYKLTKGNMVLVIAGAHAGRLEAVEEYIVTRSSAPNLVKFKDGTTTVKNNVFVVGAKVPEINLPEASAL
- the rplX gene encoding 50S ribosomal protein L24, with protein sequence MEKSKQARKQRKALYNAPTHVKGKTVSSHLSTELAADVGRRSVRVVKGDTVKIVRGDAAILGLEGKVTEVKTDSGRIIIEGVTVKKADAKMESRSVHASNCVVTKLELKDQWRKDKLQKKEASS
- a CDS encoding 50S ribosomal protein L14; the encoded protein is MKGIAGNQTRGVCTGTILTVIDNTGAKTISVIAVPGYHGVVRRYPSAGVGDIVVASVKKGTPEMRRQVIYAVIVRQRRPFRRADGTWVQFEDNAAVITTEEGETKGSDIKGAVAREAAERWPRIAATASTII
- a CDS encoding 30S ribosomal protein S17 — translated: MNGEVKDIGIDVKAPTATCDDKNCPFHGVLPVRGQIIDGTVISVKMNKSAVVERKYLKYDQKYERYSKRTSHYTVHNPACLGVKPGDQVRIAECRPLSKTVSFVIIEKR
- a CDS encoding ribonuclease P protein subunit, with amino-acid sequence MDKRDFMKQEFIGLEVEVVSSAHPGYRMSGVVVDESKNTLSIEHDGKARTVPKKGNGFQFTYGSEKITVMGSEIQHRPEDRIKKTR